GCCCAGGGCGGTCATCTGCAGAATGACCGACGCCAGGTTGGTACGCAGAATTTCCGGGTCGGTAAATTCCGGACGCGACAGGAAATCGTCTTCCGAATAGAGACGAATACAGATCCCTTCCGAGACGCGTCCGCAGCGGCCCTTACGCTGGTTGGCAGAGGCCTGGGACACAGGCTCAATCGGCAGACGCTGCACCTTGGTGCGGTAGCTGTAGCGGCTGATGCGCGCCGTACCCGGGTCAATGACATATTTAATGCCCGGTACGGTCAGCGAGGTTTCCGCCACGTTGGTCGCCAGCACGATGCGGCGGCCGCTGTGGGACTGGAACACGCGGTTCTGCTCGCTGTTGGACAGACGGGCATACAGCGGCAAAATTTCGGTATGGCGCAGGTCGCGCTTGCTGAGCGCGTCGGCGGTATCGCGGATTTCGCGCTCGCCGCTCATGAAGATCAGGATATCGCCCGGGCTTTCATTGCCCAGCTCGTCCACCGCGTCGAAGATGGCCTGCAGCTGGTCGCGCTCGGTGTCGTCGGCGTCTTCCACCATCGGACGGTAACGCACTTCCACCGGATAGGTACGACCGGAGACTTCAATGATTGGCGCATTGTTGAAGTGGCGCGAAAAACGTTCCGGGTCGATGGTGGCCGAAGTGATGATCACTTTCAGATCCGGACGACGCGGCAGCAGCTCCCGCAGATAGCCCAGCAGGAAGTCGATGTTCAGGCTGCGCTCGTGCGCTTCATCGATGATGATGGTGTCGTACTGCATCAGCAGGCGGTCCTGCTGAATTTCGGCCAGCAGGATGCCGTCGGTCATCAGTTTGACCATGGTGTTGTCGCTGACGTGATCGCTGAAGCGCACCTTATAGCCGATACAGCCGCCCGGCTCGGTTTGCAGCTCTTCGGCAATACGGTTCGCGACGGTACGCGCCGCCAGACGCCGCGGCTGGGTGTGGCCGATCAGACCTTTGATCCCGCGCCCCAGCTCCATACAGATTTTCGGCAGCTGAGTGGTTTTACCGGAGCCGGTCTCCCCCGCCACAATCACCACCTGGTGATCGCGCACGGCTTCGAGGATTTCCTGTTTCTTCTGGCTGACGGGCAGATTTTCCGGATAGGTGATTGCCGGACGCGCCGCTTCGCGCAGCACGACCTTACCCGCTGCCTGTTCAATCTCTTTCGCCATCTCCTGGTAGATAGCCTGTTGTGCATCAGGATTTTTAACCTTCTTGACCCCGTGGAGACGGCGGGCAAACCGCTGTTTGTCACGCAGCATCAGCGTTTCCAGCTGTTGCATCAGCATCGGGAAGGTTAATTTCTGTTGTTCTGTCATAGCGTTAACGGGCAGTGCACTGCCGGATAAAATCTCTTTTTAATGATTGATATAGAGTACCACATTGGCGGTTTTTGCGCCTTATTCAAAAATTTCGAACATAGGCTTCGATATATTGCGCTATCCCTGCGACAGGATTGTGAATAGAGTGTCAGCAAGCAACGGGGCAACCCCCTCATCAAATACATAAAAGGAATCACCCATGAGCAAAGTATTAGTTCTCAAATCCAGTATTCTGGCAGGGTACTCTCAGTCTGGTCAGCTGTCTGATTATTTCGTTGAGCAGTGGCGTGAACAGCACAGCGGTGACGAAATCACCGTCCGCGATCTGGCCGCTCAGCCAATCCCGGTACTGGATGGTGAGCTGGTTGGTGCCCTGCGTCCGAGCGATGCGCCACTGACCCCACGTCAGCAGGAAGCGCTGGCGCTGTCCGATGAGCTGATTGCCGAGCTGCAGGCGCACGACGTGATCGTGATTAACGCCCCGATGTACAACTTCAACATCCCAACGCAGCTGAAAAACTATTTCGACCTGGTGGCACGCGCTGGCGTAACCTTCCGCTACACCGAGAAAGGCCCTGAAGGCCTGGTGACCGGCAAACGTGCGATCGTGCTGTCCAGCCGTGGCGGTATTCATAAAGATACCCCAACCGATCTGGTTGCGCCGTACCTGACCCTGTTCCTGGGCTTCATCGGCATCACCGACGTGAACTTCGTGTTCGCTGAAGGTATCGCTTACGGTCCGGAAGTGGCGACCAAAGCCCAGACCGACGCGAAAGCCGCGATCGACAGCCTGGTGGCTGCATAAGATTTCCCACTCCCACCGCCCGGTGGGAGTTTTTTATTTCCTGCCTTACCCCGCCACTTTACGAGACGTCTCGTAGAATCAACATGCTTTTAAAATTCTCTCTGGCGGTACCCAGCGCGTCACTTATCTCTATCGCGGAGGGTAACAGCCCTGAACTGCAACGCGGAATGCATGAGGGAACATAATTAAGCAGAGTGCTGTATTTTTCAGTGATCAGATGAAGCGGGTCAAAGCTGTCCTTACGTGACAAAAACCGCGTTTCTTCCACGCCGTTGATGAATTCCTGCCCAGTAAGGCCGTCTTCTATTACGACCCAAGGATCTTCTCCGGATCCACTGGCATTAGTAATGTCTGCCAGAAGATAACACTTTTAAAATAGGGAGTATGGATAGCCGCAGCTACGTTCAACTTTTGCTGCGACCTGTCCAATACAAGGCTGACTACTTATGCGCCCTAAAACAGGACACGTATCTATTTGTTAGATTGCAACTGTAACTGGAATGGATATGCAATTCTCTCGTTCGTCTTCATCTGGGCTGAAGCTTTGTCTGTAAAAGCAGGCCAGCTATACGACTTTGTTATGAATTTCCACGAGTAAAATTCCTTCGCTTCATCGGTGATTTTCAGGTTAAGAATGCTCCAACTTTCATCGTGACAATGTGATTTTTTGGCATAATCATCTTCTGTAAAACAAGCTCTTATCATTTCTCGTGATGAAAAAGGAATATTTTTAAAAGCCAGTTGATATGATCCATCATTATTAATCATCATAAAGTTAGCGTATTCTTCCTCTCGCCCGCCGCCAGAATACGATGTTGACCATTTTGAAACTAGCGCAACAGCCATCTTTGTTTTGTTCAAAGGGTATAACGCAGGATATATATATACATCATTTTTGGTTAACTCATCATCAAGACCGCTCTCAATTTCATTGCCTTTAGAGAAATCCCACATAATAATTTTTGAATACACTTCACCTTCTTTTTTTATTTTCATCAATTGGAGCTGTGGCAGCGTTAAATAAAAAATATCGTTTTTGTTCTTTACTGTCCAAATGTCAGTCTCATTATCACAGTCACCTTCGGCAGCTTTACATATATTAAGATACTGTGCGCTATCTTTTTGTAACGCAACTAGCGTGACTGGTTTTGTAGCATTTTCACTAACACCCGCCACCGCAGAAAAAGATATAATCGCAAACAATAAAATTAATTTTTCCATTATTTATCCTGATGTAAAAATTTTAATGATAGAAGGGTCCGCCTCCATCACAGCTCATCGAGCGCACTAATTTTGGTATTTATATCAGCCATTTTCACCGAATCACCACGCCGTTCGTAAAGCGTTACAGCCCTTCTGTAGGCTTTGAGAGCCTCCGTCTTAACCTTATCGGTACCGCTTTCACTCCTTAGAGGATCATGATACCGCCCCCAACTATATGCATATACCCGATAATTATAGATTTCACTATCTTCAAACGAAAAACCAACCTCTTTGTTAAGAATATTAAGATGTTCAGCCTTAAAAACATCTATTGCTCTATTAAAGTATTTAATTCTGTCATTATAACCATTAAACCCACCATTAATAAGTGCTGTAACCATGTTGAAATCATCATTTTTAGCATGTTTCACTACATTTTTATTCACGCAGTAAAACCAAAAGGCAGATCTAACACAGTCTGGATATTGGGCTATTTTGTTTCTTGCGGCATCATCGGATTCAAAATCATCACCAACATACGTGCCATATTTTGTATATACATCCTGCCATGTTAACTGAATTAACCCACGTCCATACCACGGTGCATAACTGGCACTTGTCCCTCCAATTTCATTAGTTAATGTTAAACCACCACTTTCATGGCAACATTGAGCCAAGAAATGAGCTTTTTCACGACAAGTTATAATGCCGAACTCACGAAAACCATTGTTGAATGCAGGTAAGTACTGCTTTAGTATTGCTTTACTTGCTTTTGGTGCAATATCATATAATTCCTCTAAGGTAATATCCCTGCCGCATGCACAATTTCCCTTTGGATTAATTATTTCCAGAAACTCAAGTGGGTGAAAATGCCATACCGATCGCTGACTGGCGAATGGCGGGACTTTATCCATCCAGCGTGTAGCGTCCAGAAATCCCCCCGTTGACCTTCTTAACAATCGGACTTTCTTCTCTGTCCTTGAAGACCGATGACCAGCGTGTATCATCGCGGGTACTATGCCAATAGCTGTCGTGCTTCACTATCAGACGCCGCGCATATTCCGGAATGCTCATCTGGTTGGTATGCAGTGCGCCAAACAGCTGCGCATCCTGTAATTTATCCGTATAACGTCCACTCAAATCCCGATTTTCAGCACTGCGGATCAGGCTGTCATAAAACATTTTCGCCTGTGAGCTTTGCGGCCCTTTCTCCCCATCAAAGTGAGAGTTGAAGCTTTTCAGAGCATTGATTAACCAGCTTTCGTCCAGCGTGCGGGTAAAATCTGTGGTGGGCTCCGCTTCAATACAGTGAAAGTTTAACGCCGTTAAATCATGCTGACTAAGTTGCTCCACATCATCCTGGTGCACCCAGCTGTGTGGGCGGATCTGAAAGTACGTTACCCCGGTTTTATCCGTAAACGGATACGTGGCATCGCGCGGGATGATTCTTCCGGCATCAGCACGAGTAATGGCGCTCATCTGTTCAAAAGTGCTGTCTTCACCCTCACCATTTCGTAGGAACAGCGGCCGTTTCAGCTTCAGCTTGATATACTGTTTGCCCGTTTTGATGCCTTTCACGTTGGCCACAAAATCAGAGATATGCTCATCAAGACTCAGCAACTCGATATGAGTTTTGTATTCCGTGGTAATAACCTGCGGGTAATTATCTTCATCTGCCAGATCCTCAGCACCGAGGAATCCGACCGGTTCGCCTGCCTTCACCGTCACTTTCAGCGGAACGGGCGGCACAACCACATCATCAAACACGCCGTGATTCAGCGCATTGTGCATCCAGTCAGGCAGACATATGTAACATTCCCCGTCAGGCTCCAGATATTCCGGGCGCATCGCGACCCAGAAAAGTGTTCCCGAAGGTTTTCCCGCTTCAAGGCGCTGCACCAGTGCAAACGGCTCAGGCTGACGTTCCAGCAGAAACGATTTTTGCTGCAGTACGGCCAGTATTTCACCCTGCTTCAGTGTTCTGGCATGACCCTGTTTATTTGCCAGTACATCCGGAACAATCTCGCGACTGTGATCATGGCGGGAATGGCGACGAATCCGCACACCGTGGCCTTTCTGCGTGACCCGGTATAGCGGGCGTTGCGGGTATTCTGAAAGGGGGGCCATATGCATGTACAGTTGATACAGCGTCAGCCAGGAGGATTCATCCTCCTCGTCTGGCTTGTACACTGACCTGACCAGCACAAAGGTCCCGGACTCGCGCAACGGCCTTTCCTGACGACAGTCAGTCTTCGCGTAATCCCGGTTAAGCCGCCATGCCACCACCTCACCGTCCATCATAAACTGGAGCGGCACTGACTTTTCCGGCGCATCCTGACTCAGCACCGACGCCGGAGAAGATGACGCTCCGATGTGAATGCCACCATGCCAGTACCAATTTACGCCAAGTAACCACCAACCATGGGCGTTTTTTCGAGTGTCAGTTAACAACTCGTCATAGTTCTTATACTCCCGACCATCGGCTTTCCGTACCGGATAACGTATGTTCATCGTCTTCCCTTAAGTTAAATCACTAAGACCATGATAATCGCAGGGAGTTAAGAAGAAAGGGAGTAAAATTTATGCAGCTTTTAGTACTGAGGTACTACTTACTTACGTAGATAATCCTGTGACGGAGTACCGCTTAGATTTTGCTCTTAGCGGAAGATATTTTCCGTTTTTCAGGTGGCCCTCTTAAATGCCGACGTATACCACAGGTCATTTCAGTTCACGTTTTCTCTGGCAGCAGAATAATTATGGACCTGTACTATGTACACCAATAGGTGTACGTGGTACCTTACATGGAGAGATAATCGTGTGCCATGCGATAGAATTTATCGAGACATCACTGTTTACACGGCAGATCAAACAGATTGCTACAGATGATGAACTCCTGGCGCTACAGAGAGAACTGATTGCATTTCCGGACAAAGGCGATGTCATCCAGAATACCGGCGGGCTTCGAAAAATCCGGATGGCCACGGGTACTCAGGGGAAAAGCGGCAGCGCCAGGGTGATTTACCTTTTGGCGACACGCGAGATTATCTGGCTGGTGCTCGCTTATCCGAAAAGCGCCAAAGAGAATCTGACTGAAGCGGAAAAGGCTCAGCTTAAGAAACTGACAACGTTACTAAAAAACGAGGTGTGAAATGGATTTTTTTGACGAACTCAAAACCTCCCTTGAAGAGGCGGTGGAGATCAAAAGCGGGAAAAAGGCCCCTGCCCGTGTGACCCGCTATGAGATTGCCGATGTGAAGGCGATCAGAGAGCAGCTCAACGTTTCCCAGGCTGAGATGGCAAAAGCGCTGGGCACCAGCGTCGATACCATCAAAAGCTGGGAATCCAGACGGCGTAATCCAACGGGCCTTGCGGCAAAAGTGCTGGCCACTATCCAGGCGAACCCGGCATTCTTTTACGAACTGGCTGCGCATTAAATGGTCATTTTAACGAAGCGAACAGCGGAAATGAAAAAGCCCCAGCAATATATTTTGCCGGGGCTTTTAGGGTACTACCGATTTAATATTTAACATTCATCAACTTAATTACACTACAACTTCTAAGATGTACGTATTCTCACAGGATTACCGATAAAACAAGTTAACGCTACCTCCTTTGATAAGTATGTGAAATAACATCATTTCCTGTCGTGTACATCACCCACGCGATATATACTCTTGATGCGTTGCCTTAATTGCGTCGCGATATTCTTAACGCCATACTTACGTCCCCAGATCGCGACCATTACTCTTTGAAACAAGGCCTTACATCATCGCGTTTACTTCCCCATCATGCGATCGTACTGATTTACTGCATGGCCTGAAAGCGTGTTCACACTGGCGTTTAGTTATTACCAGGACCCAAACTACACTACTTCGTGGCCTTTATCGCATCTCTTTACTGCTCTATTACCGCACCGTGAAACATTTATTTCTCTGTGGTGCTGAGTTCTAATTTACTCATTATAGCTGCACTGTCAACACCCGAATCACGCACTGTTATATTTTATTGTTTAATATCATTAAAACAGATAATTACGTGATCCCGATCTCGTTTAATAAGGGGTTTTGCCGCTCAACTGGCGGACTTCGGCCGCAGGTTCTCATCAAAAACCAGCCGCTTACGATCCGGCTCCACCTCGTGCAGCGGCTCGACCTGATGCATCGTCTGCTTGCAGCGTTCCACCAGGGTCTGATACTCCCGGGTGCCCTGCTGCTTCCACGCCTTTTCCTGCTCGCTCAGCACGCGGATCGCTTTGGCCGGGCTGCCGATAATCAGATGGTCGGCAGGCATTTCCGCCTTCGCTTTTACAAAGGCGGCCGCGCCGACAATGCTGTTTTCGCCAATCACCGCCCCGTCGATGATCACCGCATTCATCCCCACCAGCGCATTGCGGCGGATGATGCAGCCATGCAGAATGGCGCCATGACCGATATGGCCCTCTTCTTCCACCACCGTGTCCTGCTCCGGAAAACCGTGCATGATGCAGTTATCCTGGATGTTGGCTCCATCTTTCACCACGATACGACCAAAATCGCCGCGCAGGCTGGCGTTAGGCCCCACGTAGACCCCCTTGCCGAGGATCACATCGCCAATCAGCACCGCGGTCGGGTGGACATAACTCTCTGGTGGAACGACCGGGGTCATCCCATCGATTTGATATACAGGCACATTACCTCCTTCAGGCAGGCGTCAGGCCGCCGAAGCGTTGCCAGTAGGAGGAACCCGGCGACGGCAGTTCGCCGACGCTGGTCTCCCCTTTCTCACTGACAAACGCCAGCGCACCTGGCGCGACGCGCTGATAAATGTTGATGCACAGCTGGCGGGCCGTCTGGCCTGCCCAGTGCGACGGGAGTAACTCTTCCGGCAGCAGTGGATCTTTCAGCACCACCCGGCGATAAAAGTGGATCAGCAGCAGCTGGATCTGGAAGCAGCGTTCCGGCGTCAACTCCTCCGGGGCGGCTTCACGCAGCAGCGGCAGCAGCGGCCGGAACGAGTCGATAAAGGTTTCGTACATGACGTTCTGCTCGCTGAGCTGCCAGCACTCCTCGACACGGGAGCGCAGCGCGGCGCGGGAGAGCGCCAGCGGCGAATGCGCCTCAAAACAAATCACGTTCTCGGCCACGCCCGCTTCGTGCAGCAGGGTCTGTACATCCGCCAGCTGTTGCGACGGCGAGGCCATCAGGCTGGGCGCCAGGGTGCCGAACCCCTGCCAGATCAGCTGTTTCTTCACGTCCGCCAGCGTGGCTTTGTCCATCCCTTCGGACAACAGCAGCAGCCATTTGCCGTCCCAGGCCGGTAGCTCCGCACGATAAATTTTCGCCTCAGCGCGACGGGTCAGGCGTAGCCCTTTGTCGCTTAGGCGATAAAAGCTGCGTCTGCCGATGCGGACCACATCCAGCCAGCCCTCTTTGTTCAGGCGGAACAGCGCAGTGCGCACGAAGCGCTCGCCAAATCCCATCCCTTCCAGCAGTGATGCCAGGCTGCCCAGCCAGACTTCACCGCCGCGATGGGAGAGCGCATCACCGTATAAGGAGGAGATCAGTGAGGTACCGCTGACGGGAACGGAGCTGACCGCGTGCTGGATAAAGGCGTCGAGTTTACTCATGTGATTCATTCTGTTGTGATTATTTTTCCTGATGAATCATAGCATAGCTCTACAAGCGCGACCCTCCCCAATACGGAGAGGGTCAGCAGGCAGGGATTAGCCGTTGGCAGCGACCTTACGCAGGTCGAAGACGCGGCAGGCTTTGCCTTCGGAACGCGGGATACTGCCGCAGTTCACAATGGTTACGTCGGTGGAGATCCCCACCATCGATTTGATGCGATGGCGCAGCTCATGGCACACGTGGCAGCGCTGCTCATGGGTCAGGGTTAAGCTGCTCTGCTTCAGCTCCACTTTCACCGAAAGCGAATCAAGATGGCCCCGGCGATTGACCTCCAGCTGGTAGTGCGGTGACAGGTGTTCGAACTTCACGATCTCCTCTTCCAGCTGGGACGGGAAGACGTTCACGCCGCGGATGATCAGCATATCGTCGCTGCGACCGCTGATGCGATCCATCCTGCGCATGGTGCGGGCGGTGCCCGGCAGCAGACGGGTCAGGTCGCGGGTGCGGTAGCGGATCACCGGCAGCGCCTCTTTGGTCAGGGTGGTGAACAGCAGTTCGCCCTGCTCGCCGTCATTGAGCGGCGTGCCGTCGTTCGGGTTGACGATCTCCGGGTAGAAGTGATCTTCCCAGATGGTCGGGCCGTCAGCGGTTTCGATGCACTCCATCGCCACGCCCGGACCCATCACTTCGGACAGGCCATAGATATCCAGGGCGGTGATGCCGAGGCGTTTCTCGATTTCACGGCGCATCGCCAGGGTCCAGGGCTCGGCACCAAAGACGCCGACGCGCAGGGAGCATTTACTGGCATCGCCGCCCATCTGGCGCTCCAGCTCTTCAATCAGGTTGAGGCAGTAGGACGGCGTCACCATGATCATGTCCGGCTGGAAATCGCGGATCAGCTGGGCCTGTTTCTCTGTCTGGCCGCCGGACATCGGGATCACCGTCGCGCCTAAACGCTCGGCACCGTAATGCGCACCCAGCCCGCCGGTGAACAGGCCGTAGCCGTAGGCGACGTGAATTTTGTCCTTCGCACTGCCCCCGGCGGCGCGCAGGGAGCGGGCCACAATGTTAGCCCAGTTATCAATGTCGTTCTGCGTGTAGCCGACCACGGTCGGTTTCCCGGTGGTTCCGGAAGAGGCGTGAATACGCACCACCTGCTCCATCGGCACCGCGAAGGTGTCGAACGGATAGTTGTCGCGCAGATCCTGTTTGGTGGTGCACGGGAACTTGCGGATATCCGCTAACTCTTTGAAATCGTCAGGATGAACCCCCGCCGCATCAAACTTGCGTTTGTACATCGGGACGTTGTTATAGGCGTGTTCTAACGTCCACTTCATGCGCTGGGTTTGCAGGGCCTGCAGCTCATCCAGGGACGCGGTTTCGATTGGATCCAGCTTAGTTGTCGTTGTCATTGTAGGGTACTCACATTTTTATAATTGTTCAGACACGCTCAAGGATCATGGCAATGCCCTGACCGACACCAATACACATCGTGCAGAGCGCATAGCGCCCTTTCCGACGGTGCAGCTCGTTGCTGGCGGCCAGCGCCAGACGGGCACCGCTCATGCCCAGCGGATGACCTAAGGCAATGGCCCCCCCCGTTGGGGTTCACATGCGGAGCATCGTCCGGCAGCCCCAGCTCGCGCAGCACGCCCAGCGCCTGCGAAGCAAAGGCTTCGTTCAGTTCGATAACGTCCATATCGTTGATGCTCAGACCGGCACGCTCCAGCACGCGGCGGGTGGCAGGCACCGGGCCCAGCCCCATCAGACGCGGTTCAACACCGGCAGTCGCCATCGCCACGATGCGGGTCCGCGGGGTTAAGCCCTGCGCTGCCGCCATCTCCTCGCTGGCGATAATCAGCGCCGCAGCGCCGTCGTTCACCCCGGACGCGTTACCTGCGGTGACTACGCCCCCGGCGCGGAACGGCGCTTTCAGCCCGGCCAGCATCTCCAGTGTGGTGTCCGGGCGCAGATGCTCGTCATGCACCACTTCGGTCACCGCCCCTTTTTTACCTTTAATCATCACCGGGACGATCTCCTGGGCCAGAATGCCGTTGGCCTGGGCCCGGGCGGTACGCTGCTGGCTGCGGAACGCAAAGGCGTCCTGATCTTCACGGGAAATCCGTAACAATTCCGCTACATTCTCTGCCGTTTCCGGCATGCTGTCAGAACCAAATTGCTGCGCCATGAGCGGGTTCACAAAACGCCAGCCGATGGTGGTATCGAAAATTTCATTCTGGCGCTGGAAGGCGCTGGTGGCTTTGCCCATCACGAAGGGCGCGCGGGACATCGACTCCACGCCACCGGCGATCATCAGGTCGCCATCACCGGCGCGGATGGCGCGGGCGGCAAAGCCCAGCGCGTCGAGGCCGGAGCCGCACAGGCGGTTCAGGGTGGTGCCGGAGACGGTCTGCGGCAGCCCGGCCAGCAGCAGGGACATGCGCGCCACGTTGCGGTTGTCTTCCCCCGCCTGGTTGGCGCAGCCAAAAATCACGTCATCAATGCGTTCCGCATCCAGACCCGGGTTACGCACCAGCAGCTCGCGCAGCGGGATAGCGCCCAGATCGTCCGCGCGCACGGCGGACAATGCCCCGGCATAGCGACCGATGGGGGTACGGATCCCGTCACAAATAAAGGCGTCACGCATTATGCTTCTCCTGTAATAGTGCCGCCGATGCGGTGGGATTTCCCACGGAACAGGGCAACGGTTTTTTGCTGTTGGTTAACAATTTCAATGTCGTACACGCCGGTCTGTTTCCCCTGATGGCGCACCTGCGCGGTGGCGGTGAGCTTGTCGTGGGCAAAGGCCGGACGAACAAAATCGATGGTGCAGCCCGAGGCTACCGCCGCCAGCCCCTGGCTGTTGCAGGCGTAGGCGAAGGCGGTGTCGGCCAGCGTAAACAGCTGGCCGCCGTGGCAGCTTTTGTGGCCGTTGAGCATCTGCGGCGTGACGGTCATGGTCAACACGGCGACGCCCTCATCCATCTCGATAATGTCGATGCCATAGGCCTGGGCGCAGGCATCGTTTTCATACATGGCGCGGGCGTTGCGCCAGGCGTTATGACTCATAGCTACTCTCCAGAAGCGCGCGCTGGCGCAGCAGGGATGACGGGCGATAGCGTTCTTCGCCGTAGTGGCGTTGCAGGTTTTCAAGCAGGATCAGCAGGCGCTGCCAGCCAAGCTGTTCTCCCCAGGCCAGCGGACCGCGCGGGTAGTTCACCCCGAGGCGCATGGCGGTATCGATATCCTGTTCGCTGGCGACCCCTTTTTGCAGGGCGTCGAGGGCTTCGTTGACGATCATCGCCACCGTGCGCCAGATCAGCAGGCCGGGATAATCCGCCACCTGCAGGACGCGCTTGCCCTGCTGCTGCAGGTACCAGACCGCTTTCAGGGTGGCGGAGGCCGGGTTGCTGGCCGCCGGGGCAATCACTGCCACATCCCCTTCCTGCCGATCCACGACCACCACCGGCTGACCGTAACGGTTCGCCAGCGCCTGGGCGGTCTCGCCCTGGGTTTCGATCAGCAGCAGGCCGTCGATTTCGGTGACACCGTCACTTCTTCTCTGCACGTTCATGGCGCTGTACGTGTCGCCAACGGTCTCCAGCCAGTTAACGGCGGGCTTCTCGCTGCGCCAGTTGTAGACGCCCTGGCCGCTCTTCTTGCCGAAGCGCCCGGCCAGCACCAGCTCCTGCTGCACCAGCGACGGCAGGAAGCGGCGCTCCTGCCAGAAGGCGTTAAATACCGAACAGGTGACGGCGAAGTTGACGTCCTGGCCGATCATGTCGGTCAGCTCCAGCGGCCCCATCGGGAAGCCCGCGCCGTCGCGCAGCGCGGCGTCGATAACTTCCGGTGCAGCCACCTGCTCTTCCAGGGCGCGCCAGGCTTCGGCGTAGTACGGACGTGCCACGCGGTTAACGATAAAGCCCGGGGTGGACTGGCAGCGCACCGGCTGTTTACCCCAGTTCACCGCCAGCTCGCTCAGCTGTTCCACTACTTCACCGGAGGTCGCCAGCCCGCTCACCACCTCTACCAGCTTCATCACCGGGGCCGGGTTAAAGAAGTGCAGCCCGGCCACGCGCTCGGGGTGTTTCACATCGGCGGCAATGGCGGTAATGGAGATAGAAGAGGTATTGCTGGTCAGCAGCGTGTTGGCCGGGCAGATCTCCGCCAGTTCGGCAAAGAGCGCTTTTTTGACCGCCATCTGCTCGGAGGCGGCTTCGATAACCAGGTCGGCCGCCGCCAGGGCGTGAATGTCGGTCACCGGTATCAGACGCTGGAGCGTCTGCTCGCAGGCCTGCGCGCTCAGCTTGCCGCGCGCCATGCGGGATTCGAGACGGGTGCGGATACCGTCGATGGCGCGGGAAATCGCGTCGGCATTGATGTCATACACCAGCACCGGATGCCCGTGGCTGGCCGCTACTTCGGCGATCCCGGCTCCCATGATGCCGCTGCCTATCACAGCCACGGTATGAATTGTCGTCATCTTATTTCCCCGTAAACTGCGGCGCGCGTTTGTTGAGGAAGGCGCTGACGCCCTCACGGTAGTCGGCGCTGCGTCCGGCCAGGCGCTGATAGTCGCGCTCAAGATCCAGCTGAGCATCGAGGGTGTTGGTTTCGGCGGCGTTGATCGCCTGCTTGATCAGCCCCAGGCCAAAGGTCGGCTGCGAGGCGAGATGCACGGCCAGCTGGCGAGCGGTGTCGGTCAGCTCGGCGTCATCCACCACCTGCCAGATCATCCCCCAGGCGTGCGCCTGTTCGGCGCTGATCTTCTCTCCCAGCAGGGCCAGGCCCATTGCCCGGGCGCGGCCGGTCAGGCGCGGCAGCAGCCAGGTCCCACCGGAATCCGGCACCAGACCGAGCTTGCTGAAGGCCATCACAAAGTTTACCGAACGGGCGGCAATGACGATGTCGCAGCCCAGCGCCAGCGTGGCGCCGGCTCCGGCGGCGA
This Leclercia sp. S52 DNA region includes the following protein-coding sequences:
- the paaI gene encoding hydroxyphenylacetyl-CoA thioesterase PaaI — translated: MSHNAWRNARAMYENDACAQAYGIDIIEMDEGVAVLTMTVTPQMLNGHKSCHGGQLFTLADTAFAYACNSQGLAAVASGCTIDFVRPAFAHDKLTATAQVRHQGKQTGVYDIEIVNQQQKTVALFRGKSHRIGGTITGEA
- the paaK gene encoding phenylacetate--CoA ligase PaaK, whose amino-acid sequence is MTTTTKLDPIETASLDELQALQTQRMKWTLEHAYNNVPMYKRKFDAAGVHPDDFKELADIRKFPCTTKQDLRDNYPFDTFAVPMEQVVRIHASSGTTGKPTVVGYTQNDIDNWANIVARSLRAAGGSAKDKIHVAYGYGLFTGGLGAHYGAERLGATVIPMSGGQTEKQAQLIRDFQPDMIMVTPSYCLNLIEELERQMGGDASKCSLRVGVFGAEPWTLAMRREIEKRLGITALDIYGLSEVMGPGVAMECIETADGPTIWEDHFYPEIVNPNDGTPLNDGEQGELLFTTLTKEALPVIRYRTRDLTRLLPGTARTMRRMDRISGRSDDMLIIRGVNVFPSQLEEEIVKFEHLSPHYQLEVNRRGHLDSLSVKVELKQSSLTLTHEQRCHVCHELRHRIKSMVGISTDVTIVNCGSIPRSEGKACRVFDLRKVAANG
- the nadS gene encoding NadS family protein, whose protein sequence is MDFFDELKTSLEEAVEIKSGKKAPARVTRYEIADVKAIREQLNVSQAEMAKALGTSVDTIKSWESRRRNPTGLAAKVLATIQANPAFFYELAAH
- a CDS encoding type II toxin-antitoxin system RelE/ParE family toxin; this translates as MCHAIEFIETSLFTRQIKQIATDDELLALQRELIAFPDKGDVIQNTGGLRKIRMATGTQGKSGSARVIYLLATREIIWLVLAYPKSAKENLTEAEKAQLKKLTTLLKNEV
- the azoR gene encoding FMN-dependent NADH-azoreductase, with protein sequence MSKVLVLKSSILAGYSQSGQLSDYFVEQWREQHSGDEITVRDLAAQPIPVLDGELVGALRPSDAPLTPRQQEALALSDELIAELQAHDVIVINAPMYNFNIPTQLKNYFDLVARAGVTFRYTEKGPEGLVTGKRAIVLSSRGGIHKDTPTDLVAPYLTLFLGFIGITDVNFVFAEGIAYGPEVATKAQTDAKAAIDSLVAA
- the paaX gene encoding phenylacetic acid degradation operon negative regulatory protein PaaX, which gives rise to MNHMSKLDAFIQHAVSSVPVSGTSLISSLYGDALSHRGGEVWLGSLASLLEGMGFGERFVRTALFRLNKEGWLDVVRIGRRSFYRLSDKGLRLTRRAEAKIYRAELPAWDGKWLLLLSEGMDKATLADVKKQLIWQGFGTLAPSLMASPSQQLADVQTLLHEAGVAENVICFEAHSPLALSRAALRSRVEECWQLSEQNVMYETFIDSFRPLLPLLREAAPEELTPERCFQIQLLLIHFYRRVVLKDPLLPEELLPSHWAGQTARQLCINIYQRVAPGALAFVSEKGETSVGELPSPGSSYWQRFGGLTPA
- the paaY gene encoding phenylacetic acid degradation protein PaaY, yielding MPVYQIDGMTPVVPPESYVHPTAVLIGDVILGKGVYVGPNASLRGDFGRIVVKDGANIQDNCIMHGFPEQDTVVEEEGHIGHGAILHGCIIRRNALVGMNAVIIDGAVIGENSIVGAAAFVKAKAEMPADHLIIGSPAKAIRVLSEQEKAWKQQGTREYQTLVERCKQTMHQVEPLHEVEPDRKRLVFDENLRPKSAS